A single Ignavibacteriales bacterium DNA region contains:
- a CDS encoding carboxypeptidase-like regulatory domain-containing protein: protein MKVSFSKIFSIFLFLTFSVVYAQSGVGKLVGKVIDAGTKEPLIGANVLIVGSAQGAATDVEGRYFILNVTPGTYEVKVSYVGYGPKTIQDVRIVANITYELNVELSTDFTLPTIEVSSKKFFEEKSTNTTKVLDADQISKLPVKGVEKLAGLQSGVVIQEGSGGADGNATINVRGGRGGEVLYIVDGVPQNDILFGGNSAQVSNNAIDQLSFQIGGYEAKYGQAQSGIVNVTTKSGSAKYSFFGDVLSSSFTDDYGYNLYSANIGGPIIPGNANHTIFLSGERGWFGDANPRAIPLEIPTMNINTNVLPNNSSSVWRFSGRTLHNFQPFSLRLGANINTRTSRGYTHTYAKNNAEHNPLTENENYSFSGRFSHNVSNSMFYNVNIGYKIQNQESGDGVWFDNIEAYGDTTANKPWVRPGVRLIQGTRVSLDPVQLFFDKGRVSNSYTKLNNDNLTLDVDFTNQVSNHLLEIGGGVQLHTLRYWAIAPVGVAIDNTTKTLKERIALQRPFYFGYDILGNVSDADETTIYGTDSYTTSSAPRNPMIAYFYMQDRFELSDLVLNLGVRWDYFDSQADVVKDELLPYAGGSNPDAFDDGDFKIKDAESYISPRIGIGFPVTASTVFHAQFGKFIQQPRLIDVFTSVNSLDGLVTDGNFGVNTGNVQSEITTQYEIGFRQVLGNNDGALNLTAFYKNTKGLVNDETRFFYRSIGGQRDRYYGPANSDFGTIKGLALSLTVSRMDYFSFNVEYTYSLAEGTGSSTGSSTTAAFRNNNGETPKVIAPLDFDQRHTGVVNVDFSVPKGELGFFERTSANFLVSFNSGRPYTPLEKQNITPGGGSNLGDTKGYVNSAYGPGSFRVDFKLEKSFEFGGAVLTPYLWIENLFDADNVVNVYRSTGSPTTTGYLTTAEGKAVAASRGQEYVDDYIALERDPNNFGIPRLIKLGFRVNFANINF, encoded by the coding sequence ATGAAAGTTTCGTTTTCAAAGATCTTTTCAATCTTCCTGTTCTTAACCTTCTCCGTTGTTTACGCACAGTCAGGTGTGGGTAAACTGGTCGGAAAAGTTATTGACGCAGGAACCAAGGAACCCCTGATCGGGGCCAACGTTCTGATCGTCGGAAGTGCACAGGGTGCTGCTACCGATGTTGAAGGACGTTACTTTATTCTTAACGTAACCCCCGGTACCTATGAAGTTAAGGTGAGTTACGTTGGTTATGGTCCAAAGACCATTCAGGATGTCCGTATTGTTGCGAACATCACTTACGAACTCAATGTTGAGCTGAGCACTGATTTTACTCTGCCCACCATTGAAGTCAGCTCAAAGAAGTTCTTTGAGGAAAAATCAACCAATACAACCAAAGTTCTCGATGCTGATCAGATCAGCAAACTTCCCGTAAAGGGCGTTGAGAAACTGGCTGGTCTCCAGTCCGGTGTTGTTATTCAGGAAGGTTCAGGCGGCGCTGACGGTAATGCTACCATTAACGTACGCGGCGGCCGCGGCGGCGAAGTTTTGTACATCGTTGACGGTGTGCCTCAGAATGACATTCTTTTCGGCGGAAACTCTGCACAGGTTTCCAACAACGCAATTGACCAGCTCTCTTTCCAGATCGGTGGTTACGAGGCAAAATATGGTCAGGCACAGTCAGGTATCGTGAACGTTACTACCAAATCAGGAAGCGCTAAATATTCCTTCTTTGGTGATGTTCTTTCTTCATCGTTCACTGATGATTACGGATACAATCTGTATTCCGCAAATATCGGCGGTCCGATTATTCCGGGTAATGCAAACCACACAATCTTTCTTTCAGGTGAAAGAGGATGGTTTGGCGATGCTAATCCGAGAGCTATTCCTCTTGAGATTCCGACGATGAATATCAACACGAATGTGCTCCCGAATAACTCCTCAAGCGTCTGGAGATTCAGCGGAAGAACGCTGCATAACTTCCAGCCGTTCTCACTGCGTCTTGGTGCAAATATTAACACCAGAACCAGCAGAGGATATACCCATACCTATGCAAAAAACAATGCTGAGCATAATCCTCTGACCGAGAATGAAAACTATTCATTCAGCGGACGCTTCAGCCATAACGTAAGCAACTCCATGTTTTACAATGTAAACATCGGATACAAAATTCAGAATCAGGAATCAGGCGACGGTGTATGGTTCGATAATATCGAAGCTTATGGCGATACCACTGCCAACAAACCATGGGTAAGACCTGGTGTACGTCTTATTCAGGGTACCCGTGTAAGTCTTGATCCGGTTCAGTTATTCTTTGATAAAGGACGTGTTTCTAACTCCTATACCAAACTGAACAATGACAATCTTACCTTAGATGTTGATTTCACCAATCAGGTGAGCAACCACCTCCTCGAAATCGGAGGCGGTGTTCAGCTTCACACCCTCAGATACTGGGCAATTGCTCCTGTTGGTGTTGCTATTGACAATACTACCAAAACCCTTAAGGAAAGAATTGCTCTTCAGAGACCTTTCTATTTTGGTTATGATATTCTTGGTAATGTTTCGGATGCGGATGAAACCACCATTTACGGAACTGATTCATATACTACCAGCTCAGCTCCGAGAAATCCGATGATTGCGTATTTCTATATGCAGGACAGATTTGAATTAAGCGACCTCGTGCTGAATCTTGGTGTCCGCTGGGATTACTTTGATTCACAGGCAGATGTTGTAAAAGACGAACTGCTTCCTTATGCAGGCGGATCAAATCCTGATGCATTTGATGACGGTGACTTTAAAATTAAGGATGCTGAAAGCTATATCTCACCAAGAATTGGTATCGGTTTCCCTGTAACTGCCAGCACGGTTTTCCATGCACAGTTCGGTAAGTTCATCCAGCAGCCAAGACTGATTGACGTATTCACCTCTGTGAACTCACTCGACGGTCTGGTTACCGATGGTAACTTCGGCGTTAATACCGGTAATGTTCAGAGTGAAATTACCACCCAGTATGAAATTGGTTTCAGACAGGTGCTTGGAAATAATGACGGCGCACTTAACCTGACCGCTTTCTACAAGAATACCAAGGGTCTCGTTAATGACGAAACCAGATTCTTCTACCGCTCTATTGGCGGACAGAGAGACCGTTATTACGGCCCTGCAAATTCTGACTTCGGTACCATTAAGGGTCTTGCACTCTCACTGACCGTAAGCAGAATGGATTATTTCTCCTTCAACGTTGAATATACCTATTCACTGGCTGAAGGAACCGGATCATCAACCGGTTCATCAACCACTGCTGCATTCAGAAATAACAACGGTGAAACCCCGAAGGTTATTGCACCGCTCGATTTCGATCAGAGACATACCGGTGTTGTGAATGTTGATTTCTCCGTACCAAAAGGAGAACTTGGATTCTTTGAAAGAACTTCTGCAAACTTCCTGGTTTCCTTCAACAGCGGACGTCCTTATACCCCGCTTGAGAAGCAGAATATTACTCCGGGCGGCGGATCAAACCTTGGTGATACCAAAGGTTATGTTAACTCCGCTTATGGTCCTGGCAGCTTCAGAGTTGACTTCAAACTTGAAAAATCGTTTGAATTCGGCGGAGCAGTTCTTACTCCGTATCTCTGGATTGAAAACCTGTTTGATGCAGACAACGTAGTAAATGTCTATCGTTCAACCGGAAGTCCTACCACGACCGGCTATCTGACCACTGCTGAAGGTAAAGCTGTTGCTGCTTCAAGAGGTCAGGAATATGTTGACGATTACATTGCGCTTGAAAGAGACCCCAATAATTTTGGTATTCCAAGACTTATTAAGCTTGGATTCAGAGTTAATTTTGCAAATATTAACTTCTAA
- a CDS encoding PorV/PorQ family protein, with protein MKKVLIIFLMASLAWAGDVSRKGTTGADQLLIPVGARSIATGGAFLSNTTGVEAIYFNPAGLDLANSSEAMFSYMSYLADMNITYFAAGANFGELGSIGISYKGLDFGDIPVTTIDAPDGNGATYSPAFFTVGLTYAKKVTDRVAIGVNAKMIHEGIMNTSANGFAVDFGVQYRFPQNLSMGVTVKNIGSNMKYDGQDLQVKTVIPGSNPNSAFGSYAPVTEEFQLPSYFEMSLAYDYRFNEANNILFGSSFRNNNAGEDNIVFGMEYDFSKMFFVRAGYDMLLQNTDQSIYGLAMGAGVNYNFTDGITMSLDYAYRDVQDFPTPNHIFTLKLGLQ; from the coding sequence ATGAAAAAAGTTCTCATAATCTTTCTTATGGCATCCTTGGCCTGGGCCGGTGATGTTTCCAGAAAAGGAACTACCGGTGCTGATCAGCTCCTGATACCGGTTGGAGCGAGAAGTATTGCTACTGGCGGTGCATTCTTGTCCAATACGACAGGCGTTGAAGCTATTTATTTCAATCCGGCAGGTCTTGACCTTGCCAACAGCTCTGAGGCAATGTTCTCCTATATGTCTTATCTCGCTGATATGAATATCACCTACTTTGCAGCAGGTGCTAATTTTGGCGAGCTCGGAAGTATAGGAATTTCCTATAAAGGTCTCGATTTTGGTGACATTCCTGTTACCACAATTGATGCACCGGACGGAAACGGAGCTACCTATTCCCCGGCTTTCTTTACCGTAGGTCTTACCTATGCAAAGAAAGTTACAGACCGCGTTGCAATTGGTGTGAATGCAAAAATGATCCACGAAGGAATCATGAACACCTCAGCCAATGGTTTCGCAGTTGATTTCGGTGTTCAGTACCGCTTCCCTCAGAATCTTTCTATGGGCGTTACGGTAAAGAATATCGGAAGCAACATGAAGTATGACGGACAGGATCTTCAGGTAAAAACGGTGATTCCGGGATCAAACCCGAATTCAGCGTTCGGTTCTTATGCTCCTGTTACCGAAGAATTCCAGCTCCCGAGCTACTTCGAAATGAGCTTAGCGTATGATTACAGATTCAACGAAGCCAACAACATTCTGTTCGGATCATCATTCAGAAACAACAATGCCGGTGAAGATAACATCGTCTTCGGTATGGAATATGATTTCAGCAAAATGTTCTTCGTTCGTGCTGGTTATGACATGCTTCTCCAGAACACAGACCAGTCAATCTATGGTCTGGCTATGGGCGCAGGCGTGAACTATAACTTCACAGACGGCATCACCATGAGTCTTGATTACGCTTACCGGGATGTTCAGGATTTCCCGACCCCGAACCATATCTTCACTCTGAAGCTTGGTCTCCAGTAA